A portion of the Longimicrobium sp. genome contains these proteins:
- the hisC gene encoding histidinol-phosphate transaminase: MTDLDAEAVLALVKPSVRAMGAYTLRPYEPRIKLNQNENPWDVPDEVKARIAAILADRPWNRYPPFVASNFIAAVSEATGWPAEGILVANGSNELIQSVLAVVVGPGTSVVIPEPTFTLYRLMTEVNAGVVVSVPLAADLRFDVDAIIRAARESRAAVVVLCTPNNPTGAALSLDEISHIHDEASGLVLVDQAYVEFGGADAICLLESHPRLVVLRTFSKAMAMAGLRAGYMLAHPALAAEVNKAKLPYNVNFFTEVAAAEVLRARHLLEPGVAKLREERDRLIREMSAIPGLRVYPSEANFWVFRVESPNITHTQLFQRLLDEHGILIRDVSKYPMLEDCLRVNVGAPEENDAFLGAVRAIMEEAR, translated from the coding sequence TTGACCGACCTGGACGCCGAAGCCGTCCTCGCGCTGGTGAAGCCCTCCGTCCGCGCGATGGGGGCCTACACCCTGCGCCCGTACGAGCCGCGCATCAAGCTCAATCAGAACGAGAACCCCTGGGACGTTCCCGACGAGGTCAAGGCGCGCATCGCCGCCATCCTCGCGGACCGGCCGTGGAACCGCTATCCGCCGTTCGTCGCCTCCAACTTCATCGCCGCGGTCAGCGAGGCGACGGGGTGGCCGGCGGAAGGGATCCTGGTGGCGAACGGATCGAACGAACTGATTCAGTCCGTGCTCGCCGTGGTTGTGGGGCCGGGAACCTCCGTCGTCATCCCCGAGCCTACGTTCACGCTGTACCGGCTGATGACGGAGGTGAACGCGGGCGTGGTGGTCTCCGTGCCGCTCGCCGCCGACCTGCGCTTCGACGTGGACGCCATCATCCGCGCCGCGCGCGAGAGCCGGGCGGCGGTCGTGGTCCTGTGCACGCCCAACAACCCTACCGGCGCGGCACTGTCGCTGGACGAGATCTCGCACATCCACGACGAGGCGAGCGGGCTGGTGCTGGTGGACCAGGCATATGTTGAGTTCGGCGGCGCGGACGCGATCTGCCTGCTCGAATCGCACCCGCGGCTCGTCGTGCTGCGCACCTTCAGCAAGGCGATGGCGATGGCGGGGCTGCGCGCGGGCTACATGCTCGCGCACCCGGCCCTCGCCGCCGAGGTGAACAAGGCCAAGCTGCCGTACAACGTCAACTTCTTCACCGAAGTGGCCGCGGCCGAGGTGCTGCGGGCCCGGCATCTGCTGGAGCCGGGGGTGGCGAAGCTGCGCGAGGAGCGCGACCGGCTGATCCGCGAGATGTCCGCGATCCCCGGCCTGCGCGTGTACCCGAGCGAGGCGAACTTCTGGGTCTTTCGCGTGGAGTCGCCCAACATCACCCACACGCAGCTCTTTCAGCGGCTGCTGGACGAGCACGGCATCCTGATCCGCGACGTGAGCAAGTACCCGATGCTTGAGGATTGCCTGCGCGTCAACGTCGGCGCGCCGGAGGAGAACGACGCCTTTTTGGGCGCCGTCCGCGCGATCATGGAGGAGGCACGATGA